In Lagopus muta isolate bLagMut1 chromosome 29, bLagMut1 primary, whole genome shotgun sequence, one genomic interval encodes:
- the SHE gene encoding LOW QUALITY PROTEIN: SH2 domain-containing adapter protein E (The sequence of the model RefSeq protein was modified relative to this genomic sequence to represent the inferred CDS: deleted 2 bases in 2 codons), whose translation MAAKWFKEFPSNLRTGSEKARPNKPGGTARKSLGGNEPPGGAPPGKSRKNSAAEVGGCRAVYPPGTGKDGGGRLSRDNLQGLLQAAAGRMRKNSKVEGVAAEGPPRSCGTYINRLIKVEAHEKNPKGYPSTGPVPEEKGKSPKTETVIILEDYADPYDAKRTKGQRDAERLGENDGYMEPYDAQQMITEVRRRGSKDPLVKALLLLDEAGGKAEVAKKVGGGSETVGRGPQLYDTPYEPGADERPAAEYEQPWEWKKEQIVKALSVQFEGSERPREEAARQHLRQKSWTPRMVKPSEQSEGERVDPAVSLEKQPWYHGAITRAEAESRLQACKEAGYLVRTSESGSGKYSIALKTSQGCVHILVAQTKDHKYTLSQASGGFASVPEVVHYYSTEKLPFKGAEHMALLHPVHCKMH comes from the exons ATGGCGGCCAAATGGTTCAAGGAATTCCCCTCCAACCTGAGGACGGGCTCGGAGAAAGCGCGACCGAACAAACCGGGCGGCACCGCCCGTAAAAGCCTGGGGGGCAACGAACCGCCCGGGGGGGCCCCGCCGGGGAAAAGCCGCAAAAACTCGGCGGCTGAggtggggggctgcagggccgtGTATCCCCCCGGGACCGGCAAGGACGGAGGAGGCCGTCTGTCTCGGGACAACCTGCAGGGACTGCTGCAAGCCGCCGCCGGGAGGATGCGCAAAAACTCGAAGGTGGAGGGGGTCGCTGCCGAAGGACCCCCCCGGAGCTGCGGGACGTACATCAACCGCCTGATCAAAGTGGAAGCCCACGAGAAAAACCCCAAAGGCTACCCCAGCACCGGGCCCGTGCCCGAGGAGAAGGGCAAGAGCCCCAAAACGGAGACG GTCATCATTCTGGAGGACTACGCTGACCCTTACGATGCCAAACGCACCAAAGGGCAGCGGGACGCTGAGCGCCTGGGGGAGAACGACGGCTACATGGAGCCCTACGACGCACAGCAGATGATCACAG AGGTTCGCCGCCGTGGCTCCAAGGACCCCCTGGTGaaagccctcctgctgctggatgaGGCGGGGGGCAAAGCggaggtggccaagaaggtc GGGGGGGGCAGCGAGACAGTGGGGAGGGGGCCGCAGCTCTACGACACCCCCTATGAACCTGGGGCTGATGAGCGT CCGGCAGCTGAGTACGAGCAGCCCTGGGAATGGAAGAAGGAGCAGATTGTGAAGGCGCTGTCGG TTCAGTTCGAGGGCTCTGAGCGGCCCCGGGAGGAGGCAGCACGGCAGCACCTGCGCCAGAAGAGTTGGACCCCACGCATGGTGAAACCATCGGAGCAGAGCGAGGGGGAGCGTGTGGACCCCGCCGTGTCGCTGGAGAAGCAGCC gtgGTACCATGGGGCCATCACACGTGCTGAGGCTGAGAGCCGGCTGCAGGCGTGCAAGGAAGCCGGGTACCTGGTGCGCACCAGCGAGAGCGGCAGTGGGAAGTACTCCATTGCTCTCAA GACCAGCCAAGGCTGCGTGCACATCCTGGTGGCACAGACCAAGGACCATAAATACACCCTGAGCCAGGCCAGCGGAGGTTTTGCCAGCGTCCCCGAGGTCGTGCATTATTACTCCACCGAGAAGCTGCCTTTCAAAGGGGCCGAGCACATGGCCCTGCTGCACCCCGTGCACTGCAAGATGCACTAA